One window from the genome of Bdellovibrio sp. NC01 encodes:
- a CDS encoding BamA/TamA family outer membrane protein — protein MPLAGKLFFLVALMLALASVAQAEPLFAKPANEGDVSDRSSLKDADAIEPPEAQDPTEKTPLEISSKPELTKGEWVFAPVPGYNPSQEFSLALMMQRIFAHEKDQKPSIFAGAVFGTEKKSYGGMLGYIGRLNEDKLRLNVFGGYAKINSDFYGVGRDTGERDISVLLEQKATFFSAQLMPKWGPVYLGPTIGYKKLDNKFDVPNLPAEINVNDKLDSETWVPGFKVQMDERDNSFYPTKGYLANLNLQFYMESLGNVTNFQRYKADYNYYHSLDANKVLAARAYFQANVGDVPFYDLAMFGMGSDLRGYKAGKYRDKVIWATQAEYRQRFTDHWGAVAFAGVGDVAHSVSDLELKDLLWSGGLGARYRIAARNPIDFRVDVAYGDEWSWYFSVNQAF, from the coding sequence ATGCCGTTAGCAGGAAAACTGTTTTTCCTTGTCGCTTTGATGCTTGCACTTGCTTCCGTCGCGCAAGCGGAGCCTTTATTTGCAAAGCCAGCAAATGAAGGTGATGTCAGTGATCGTTCAAGTTTAAAAGACGCCGATGCGATTGAGCCACCCGAAGCGCAGGACCCTACAGAAAAGACGCCACTTGAAATCTCCTCGAAGCCAGAGTTGACGAAAGGGGAGTGGGTCTTTGCTCCAGTGCCGGGATATAATCCATCCCAAGAATTTTCTTTGGCTTTGATGATGCAAAGAATTTTTGCGCATGAAAAAGATCAGAAGCCGTCGATCTTTGCAGGCGCTGTTTTTGGGACTGAAAAGAAATCTTACGGCGGCATGTTGGGGTATATCGGCCGATTGAATGAAGACAAACTTCGACTGAACGTCTTCGGTGGTTATGCAAAAATCAATTCTGATTTCTATGGTGTGGGACGTGATACGGGCGAGCGCGATATTTCTGTCTTGCTGGAGCAAAAGGCAACGTTCTTTAGTGCTCAACTGATGCCGAAGTGGGGGCCTGTGTATTTAGGGCCGACGATTGGTTATAAAAAACTCGATAATAAATTCGATGTTCCGAATTTGCCTGCTGAAATTAATGTGAACGACAAACTTGATAGTGAAACCTGGGTGCCCGGATTTAAAGTGCAAATGGATGAACGCGATAACTCTTTTTATCCAACCAAAGGTTATCTGGCGAATTTGAATTTGCAGTTTTATATGGAGTCACTTGGCAATGTGACGAACTTCCAAAGATATAAAGCGGACTATAATTATTATCACTCTTTAGATGCGAATAAGGTGCTGGCGGCGCGTGCTTATTTTCAAGCAAACGTTGGTGATGTTCCATTTTATGATTTGGCGATGTTTGGAATGGGATCTGACTTGCGCGGGTATAAAGCCGGTAAATATCGCGATAAAGTTATTTGGGCGACGCAGGCGGAATATCGTCAGCGCTTTACGGATCACTGGGGCGCCGTTGCATTTGCAGGTGTTGGAGACGTTGCGCATTCTGTTTCGGATTTGGAATTAAAAGATCTGTTGTGGTCGGGTGGTCTAGGTGCGCGCTATCGAATTGCCGCGCGCAATCCCATCGATTTTCGTGTCGACGTTGCCTATGGCGATGAGTGGTCATGGTATTTTTCAGTGAATCAGGCATTTTAA
- a CDS encoding PilZ domain-containing protein, with translation MLFKALFAGVHVVNSSFHHRVTLVRVHVWASTLQCSSVMQDSIRDIIYLSPIQTLPNYLRELRGVRWRWVQTPEQMKQLIQFQQGDICVIVRSEFLNQRTAQAFLTWTQLKTRLSLIFIAQTIENAVYQLGLSDSRVLFLRESESEQIAGIVTRRLQGLGVKSRKAERHAVQAEVMLKKSSYSATSPTGGGVQFLREGAMKDFSNGGALIEISEGLLHAKDFVSLMYKDQRGKWVSIESQVRWIASTVTGQQIIGVQFLAVSA, from the coding sequence ATGTTGTTTAAAGCTTTGTTTGCAGGTGTCCACGTTGTTAACAGCAGTTTCCACCACAGAGTCACTTTAGTTCGAGTTCACGTTTGGGCTTCAACTTTGCAATGTAGTTCTGTGATGCAAGACTCAATTCGAGACATCATTTATCTAAGTCCGATTCAAACTCTTCCGAATTATCTTCGCGAATTGCGTGGGGTTCGTTGGCGTTGGGTTCAGACACCGGAACAAATGAAGCAGCTCATTCAATTTCAACAAGGAGATATCTGCGTGATCGTAAGATCAGAATTCTTAAACCAGCGCACAGCTCAAGCATTCCTAACTTGGACTCAATTAAAGACAAGATTGTCCTTAATCTTTATCGCGCAAACTATTGAAAATGCTGTTTATCAGCTTGGTTTAAGTGATTCCCGTGTCTTGTTTTTAAGAGAGTCGGAAAGCGAGCAAATTGCCGGCATCGTGACGCGTCGCTTGCAAGGTTTGGGAGTGAAATCTCGCAAAGCCGAGCGCCACGCCGTTCAAGCTGAGGTCATGCTTAAAAAGTCTTCTTACTCTGCCACATCGCCAACGGGTGGTGGGGTCCAGTTCCTGCGTGAAGGTGCGATGAAGGATTTCTCCAATGGGGGCGCTTTAATCGAGATCAGCGAGGGCCTTTTGCACGCTAAGGACTTCGTTAGCCTGATGTACAAGGACCAAAGAGGAAAGTGGGTTTCCATCGAATCCCAAGTCCGTTGGATTGCCTCGACTGTGACTGGCCAACAGATTATTGGTGTGCAATTTCTTGCGGTGAGTGCTTGA
- the thrS gene encoding threonine--tRNA ligase, which yields MSQVTIILPDNSTKVFDHEPTALEVAQAIGPRLAKETLGAKLNGSSEISDLRTKLKDQTQVALITTKSPEAVEVIRHSCAHIMAQAVQDIWPEVKVTIGPVIDNGFYYDFDSPFHFTEEHFAQIEKKMSEIIAKDLPIHREDWPIAKAIETFKGMNERFKVELIEDLAKKGETTVGIYFNGTSWFDLCRGPHIQSTGQIKAFKLLSVAGAYWRGDEKNAQLQRVYATAFGDKKDLDLYLHNIEEAKKRDHRKLGKELGMFYFNELAPGSPFFTGKGATVYTALQTYLRELYFETGYQEVITPQIFDVNLFHTSGHYQNYKENMFFTKVDERDFASKPMNCPSHCLLYNSEKYSYRDLPIKMADFGRLHRYEKSGAMHGLTRVRTFCQDDAHIFCRMDQLQEEIAKFMGLLNRVYDKLGMSKYIIYLSTRPDNRMGSEEYWDMAEGALSDALKSLNLPFTLNPGDGAFYGPKLDIMFVDALNRPWQLGTLQVDPNLPQAFDLKYTGEDSKEHRPVMLHRAILGSLERFIGVYLEHTAGHLPPWLCPVQVTILNVTDRVNTFCEELMNSLKESKVRVEFDRRAEKLNYKIREAQLQKVPYMIIVGDKEAETKTVSLRLRDGSEHKGLTVDEVMNLIKTDINTRALQSSLAKSAPVNT from the coding sequence ATGTCACAAGTTACAATCATTTTGCCGGATAACTCTACGAAGGTGTTCGACCACGAACCGACAGCGCTTGAGGTAGCTCAAGCTATCGGTCCACGTCTTGCCAAAGAAACTTTGGGCGCGAAGCTCAATGGTTCTTCTGAAATTTCTGATCTTCGCACTAAATTGAAAGACCAGACGCAAGTCGCTTTGATCACCACAAAATCGCCTGAAGCTGTAGAGGTGATCCGTCACTCTTGCGCACATATCATGGCTCAAGCCGTTCAAGATATTTGGCCTGAGGTGAAAGTCACTATCGGTCCAGTGATCGATAATGGTTTCTACTATGACTTCGATTCTCCATTCCATTTCACGGAAGAACATTTCGCACAAATCGAAAAGAAGATGTCTGAAATCATCGCTAAAGATTTGCCGATTCACCGTGAAGACTGGCCGATCGCAAAAGCCATTGAAACTTTCAAAGGCATGAACGAGCGCTTCAAAGTTGAATTGATCGAAGACCTTGCGAAAAAAGGCGAAACAACAGTTGGTATCTACTTCAATGGGACTAGCTGGTTTGACCTTTGCCGTGGACCACACATTCAATCGACTGGTCAGATCAAAGCATTCAAATTGTTAAGCGTGGCGGGTGCATACTGGAGAGGCGACGAGAAAAACGCGCAACTTCAACGTGTGTACGCAACAGCGTTTGGCGATAAAAAAGATTTGGATCTTTACCTGCACAATATCGAGGAAGCGAAAAAACGCGACCATCGTAAGTTGGGTAAAGAGCTTGGCATGTTCTATTTCAACGAACTGGCTCCGGGTTCTCCATTCTTCACGGGTAAGGGTGCGACTGTGTACACAGCTTTGCAAACTTACTTGCGCGAATTGTATTTTGAAACGGGTTACCAAGAAGTGATCACGCCGCAAATTTTCGACGTGAACTTGTTCCATACTTCAGGTCACTACCAAAACTACAAAGAGAACATGTTCTTCACGAAAGTGGACGAGCGCGATTTCGCCTCTAAACCGATGAACTGTCCTTCGCACTGTTTGTTGTATAACTCAGAGAAATATTCTTACCGTGATTTGCCAATCAAAATGGCCGACTTCGGTCGTTTGCACCGCTACGAAAAATCAGGCGCGATGCACGGTTTGACTCGTGTTCGTACATTCTGCCAAGACGATGCGCACATCTTCTGCCGTATGGATCAACTTCAAGAGGAAATCGCGAAGTTCATGGGCTTGTTGAATCGTGTGTACGACAAACTTGGTATGAGCAAATACATCATCTATCTTTCAACTCGTCCAGACAACCGTATGGGCAGTGAAGAGTACTGGGACATGGCTGAAGGTGCGTTGTCAGATGCCTTGAAGTCTTTGAACCTGCCATTCACTTTGAATCCAGGTGATGGTGCGTTCTATGGTCCTAAGCTTGATATCATGTTCGTGGATGCGTTGAACCGTCCTTGGCAGTTGGGTACACTTCAAGTGGATCCAAATCTTCCACAGGCCTTCGACCTGAAATACACAGGCGAAGACAGTAAAGAACACCGCCCTGTGATGCTTCACCGTGCGATCCTTGGTTCTTTAGAGCGCTTCATTGGTGTTTACCTTGAGCATACAGCGGGTCATTTGCCTCCATGGTTGTGTCCGGTTCAGGTGACGATCTTGAATGTGACAGACCGTGTGAATACATTCTGTGAAGAACTTATGAACTCTTTGAAAGAGTCAAAAGTTAGAGTTGAATTTGATCGTAGAGCTGAGAAGCTAAATTATAAAATCCGTGAAGCTCAACTTCAGAAAGTTCCGTACATGATTATTGTCGGGGATAAAGAAGCTGAAACTAAAACGGTTTCATTACGTCTTCGTGACGGGTCAGAACACAAAGGTCTGACAGTTGATGAAGTGATGAATTTGATTAAAACTGATATTAATACAAGAGCACTACAAAGTTCATTGGCGAAATCTGCGCCAGTAAACACGTAG
- the infC gene encoding translation initiation factor IF-3 — MNREIRAQQIRVIDDEGNMLGVMTVPEALRIAEDRGLDLLEIAPTASPPTCKIMDYGKWKYEKKKQATAARKKQTVVTIKEVQMRPRTDQHDFETKMNHARRFLLDGDKVKVSLRFMGRELAHQELGMEVMQKAIAFVNDLALIESNPKMEGKQMFLMLAPDPVKIKDYQKAHPNKSKQDTKELADLEELEEDDEE, encoded by the coding sequence GTGAACCGCGAGATTCGTGCTCAACAAATTCGTGTTATCGACGATGAAGGTAACATGTTGGGCGTTATGACTGTTCCAGAGGCGTTACGTATTGCTGAAGATAGAGGCCTCGATCTTCTTGAGATTGCTCCAACTGCAAGTCCTCCAACTTGTAAAATCATGGACTACGGTAAGTGGAAGTACGAGAAGAAAAAACAGGCAACTGCTGCTCGTAAAAAACAAACTGTTGTAACGATCAAAGAGGTGCAAATGCGCCCTCGTACAGATCAACATGACTTCGAAACAAAAATGAATCACGCTCGTCGTTTCCTTTTGGATGGCGACAAAGTAAAAGTGTCATTGCGTTTCATGGGTCGTGAATTGGCCCATCAAGAGTTGGGTATGGAAGTGATGCAAAAAGCGATCGCTTTCGTAAACGATTTGGCTTTGATCGAATCAAATCCAAAAATGGAAGGCAAACAGATGTTCTTGATGCTGGCTCCAGATCCAGTGAAAATCAAAGACTACCAAAAAGCCCATCCAAACAAGTCGAAGCAAGATACGAAAGAACTTGCCGACCTGGAAGAGCTCGAAGAAGACGACGAAGAATAG
- a CDS encoding D-glycerate dehydrogenase, with product MKDTILLTFAAPENVIRRSKELFDSHVATSEWTAETIAAESAKLNPKAIVVSPRQKMTADIIAKLPASVKIIATSSVGFDHLDLPAAKARGIVLTNTPDVLTECTADLAMLLLLNACRRGREYQHIMEDGWGKSFSQSEMLGIKVSGKTLGIYGMGRIGQAVADRARAFGMKILYCNRKRLPPDQEKGATYFADLKEMLPHCQIFSLNAPGTAETQHIMNDETFALLPKDAVLVNVARGSLVDEKALMRSLDSKHLFAAGLDVFEQEPNFNQDLLKYQNIFMCPHMGSATQETRDEMGYRALENIRRVLSGQPAQDPL from the coding sequence ATGAAAGACACGATTCTTTTAACTTTCGCCGCTCCTGAAAATGTCATTCGTCGTTCCAAAGAATTATTCGACAGCCACGTCGCAACTTCCGAGTGGACTGCAGAGACCATCGCCGCTGAAAGTGCGAAACTCAACCCGAAAGCGATCGTGGTTTCTCCTCGTCAAAAGATGACAGCAGATATTATTGCGAAACTTCCCGCTTCAGTAAAAATCATCGCGACCTCAAGTGTGGGCTTTGATCACTTAGATCTTCCCGCAGCAAAAGCTCGCGGTATTGTTTTAACAAATACTCCGGATGTTTTAACTGAATGTACGGCGGATCTTGCGATGTTGTTGTTGCTAAATGCATGTCGCCGCGGACGTGAATACCAACACATCATGGAAGATGGATGGGGCAAAAGTTTTTCTCAATCAGAAATGTTGGGGATCAAAGTCAGCGGAAAAACTTTGGGCATCTACGGCATGGGTCGCATCGGCCAAGCCGTCGCCGATCGCGCCAGAGCTTTTGGCATGAAGATCTTGTACTGCAATCGTAAACGCCTGCCACCAGATCAGGAAAAAGGCGCAACCTACTTCGCAGACCTCAAAGAGATGCTCCCGCACTGCCAAATTTTCTCGTTAAACGCGCCAGGCACGGCAGAAACTCAACACATCATGAATGACGAAACCTTCGCGCTTCTTCCCAAAGACGCCGTCCTTGTGAACGTCGCAAGAGGAAGCTTAGTCGACGAAAAGGCATTGATGAGATCTTTAGATTCAAAACATCTCTTCGCCGCAGGCCTCGACGTCTTCGAACAAGAACCCAACTTCAACCAAGACTTACTGAAATACCAAAACATCTTCATGTGCCCCCACATGGGAAGCGCCACTCAAGAAACTCGCGATGAAATGGGCTACCGCGCCCTAGAAAACATCCGCAGAGTCCTCTCCGGACAACCCGCCCAAGACCCACTCTAA
- a CDS encoding multidrug efflux SMR transporter: protein MTTTTAWILLVIAGILEFVWATGLKYSEGFTKLGPSIFTLITMGISFYLLSNAMKVLPVGVSYTVWTGIGAVGAVIIGYIVFKEPMSLMKMVFLAMIIGGILGLKFVES, encoded by the coding sequence ATGACTACAACAACGGCATGGATCTTATTGGTTATTGCGGGAATTTTGGAATTTGTATGGGCGACAGGCCTTAAATATTCAGAGGGCTTTACGAAGCTTGGCCCTTCGATCTTTACGCTTATCACGATGGGGATTAGTTTTTATCTTCTGTCGAATGCTATGAAGGTTTTGCCAGTCGGAGTTTCCTACACAGTGTGGACGGGGATTGGCGCTGTGGGGGCGGTGATCATTGGCTACATCGTGTTCAAAGAGCCGATGTCACTGATGAAGATGGTTTTCCTGGCGATGATTATCGGCGGAATTCTTGGATTGAAATTCGTAGAGTCATAA
- a CDS encoding esterase family protein gives MHKTETLPNLHAFETKNFKVETLKIESQCLKNNPLKDPAVRFNPLLVPHGEGPWPVVLVLGGFTGNSPYYFNGKFNEQNTVQILDQALARGEAPEALYVFVDAMTTWGGSQFINSAAVGNYEDYVVEEIVPALQKHYPVSKLANEWCVMGGSSGGYGALHLASKHPHIFGVCAAIAPDSFFEASLLKDLYEAMPVWEKYQSGLRALEELRNGKLTKIRNWHTLLNAFGMSACYAPSGEHGDFQYPLNKNGEKITETWKLFLEKDPLHFLPKRLPALKKLHAIYLDVGTKDQFNLQYGSRQISAFFKKENIVHDYVEFDGNHFDIGERRPEVWKWLSNCFRR, from the coding sequence ATGCACAAAACAGAAACGCTCCCAAATTTACACGCTTTCGAAACGAAGAACTTTAAAGTTGAAACACTGAAAATTGAAAGTCAGTGTTTGAAGAATAATCCGCTGAAAGATCCAGCGGTGCGCTTCAATCCTCTTTTGGTTCCTCACGGCGAGGGGCCGTGGCCTGTGGTTTTGGTTTTAGGCGGCTTCACCGGTAATTCACCCTATTACTTCAACGGTAAATTTAACGAGCAAAACACAGTGCAGATTTTGGATCAGGCCTTAGCTCGCGGCGAAGCTCCTGAAGCATTGTATGTCTTCGTTGATGCGATGACGACGTGGGGTGGTTCGCAATTTATTAATTCAGCGGCCGTCGGCAATTACGAAGATTATGTCGTTGAAGAGATCGTTCCGGCTTTGCAGAAGCACTACCCTGTTTCTAAACTTGCAAACGAATGGTGTGTGATGGGTGGCTCGAGTGGTGGTTATGGCGCGCTTCACTTAGCATCAAAACATCCGCATATTTTTGGCGTGTGTGCGGCGATTGCGCCCGATTCATTCTTTGAAGCGTCGCTCTTGAAAGATCTGTATGAAGCCATGCCTGTGTGGGAAAAATATCAATCGGGTCTGCGCGCTTTAGAAGAACTTCGCAATGGTAAACTTACAAAGATTCGCAACTGGCATACTTTGCTGAACGCTTTTGGTATGTCAGCTTGTTATGCTCCGTCTGGGGAACACGGTGATTTCCAATATCCGCTGAATAAAAATGGCGAAAAAATCACCGAGACCTGGAAACTGTTTTTAGAAAAAGATCCGTTGCACTTTTTGCCGAAGCGTTTGCCTGCGCTTAAAAAATTGCATGCAATTTATTTGGATGTTGGAACGAAGGATCAGTTCAACTTGCAATATGGTTCACGCCAAATTTCTGCCTTCTTTAAGAAGGAAAACATTGTCCATGATTACGTAGAATTCGATGGCAATCACTTCGATATTGGGGAGCGCCGTCCTGAAGTTTGGAAGTGGCTTAGCAACTGTTTTCGCCGCTGA
- a CDS encoding DUF2844 domain-containing protein translates to MNRFLRSTIVIAATCAWTNAQAAALGENISSNSSLQAKVSAQSTSNMKTSSKTSSLGASYTVREITEDVRVIKEYVNSSGVVFAVSWSGTGLPDLAATFGSYYAAYKEKVAAKTPNRNRRIATVETADLVFSNMTVGASMKGMAYISKLLPAGLAPEDLQ, encoded by the coding sequence ATGAATCGTTTCCTACGTTCCACCATTGTGATTGCAGCGACCTGCGCTTGGACGAATGCTCAAGCCGCAGCGTTAGGGGAAAACATCTCTTCCAATTCTTCACTGCAAGCAAAAGTCTCCGCGCAATCAACATCCAACATGAAGACGTCCTCAAAAACTTCTTCGTTAGGTGCGTCGTACACGGTTCGCGAAATCACTGAAGACGTGCGGGTGATCAAAGAATACGTAAACTCTTCTGGCGTTGTTTTCGCTGTTTCTTGGAGCGGGACGGGGTTGCCGGATTTAGCCGCGACCTTCGGCAGTTATTATGCGGCTTACAAAGAAAAGGTTGCTGCTAAAACGCCAAACCGCAATCGTCGTATTGCAACAGTTGAAACAGCAGATCTTGTATTTAGCAACATGACTGTCGGCGCTTCTATGAAGGGCATGGCCTATATCTCGAAACTTCTTCCAGCGGGTCTTGCACCAGAGGATCTTCAATGA
- a CDS encoding DUF3443 family protein yields MRIIFLLTSLIFALTACSGGAGGGGTQSNVDALPNGAAVYAPTMNGVNVISVDVSCGYMNMPCVSATVCEPGTTHCIVVDKLLLDTGSSGLRVFASKVSTLNLTSVMNVGATKQLAKVTNFADGTCHWGPVKLADIQMGGETASNIPIQLIQANYATVPSSCAEAESDPVAAQYNGILGVGVRDRDCGTDCVASSNNSLYYACNAATQGSACTGSVAPLASQVRNPVAGLDTLGGIDDSNGSALILPAIPVTGAVSASGYLVFGINTRANNQPSNSSTMFITDSNGYMKTTYNGSSYTAFIDSGSNGLYFPPTSSSLPICSGTVFYCPDETVQTSATMKPYSGSTPSVSVPFNVVNTYAAYYSDNYASNTGGYLRMSGTYVFDWGLPFFFGRTVYTGIYGKSSTVNGTSNATQAFYAF; encoded by the coding sequence ATGAGAATTATCTTTTTACTGACTTCTTTGATTTTTGCTCTGACGGCCTGTAGTGGTGGTGCTGGTGGTGGCGGTACTCAAAGTAACGTCGATGCTTTACCAAATGGCGCAGCGGTTTACGCTCCAACCATGAACGGGGTAAACGTGATCTCTGTCGATGTGTCTTGTGGCTATATGAACATGCCGTGCGTATCCGCGACTGTTTGTGAACCTGGGACGACACACTGTATCGTTGTCGATAAGTTATTGTTAGACACAGGCAGTAGTGGCCTGCGTGTCTTCGCTTCGAAGGTAAGCACACTGAATTTGACGAGTGTGATGAATGTCGGTGCTACGAAGCAATTGGCGAAAGTTACAAACTTCGCTGATGGCACCTGTCATTGGGGGCCCGTGAAGCTTGCAGACATTCAAATGGGTGGCGAGACGGCTTCAAATATTCCGATTCAATTGATCCAAGCCAATTACGCAACAGTTCCTTCAAGTTGTGCAGAAGCTGAGAGTGATCCGGTTGCAGCTCAGTATAATGGTATTCTTGGTGTGGGCGTTCGTGATCGTGACTGCGGAACTGATTGTGTCGCTTCTTCGAACAATAGTCTTTATTACGCATGTAACGCTGCTACTCAAGGAAGTGCATGCACAGGTTCTGTGGCTCCTTTGGCAAGTCAGGTTCGTAATCCCGTAGCGGGACTCGATACTCTGGGCGGTATTGATGACAGCAATGGGTCTGCTTTGATTCTTCCGGCAATTCCAGTGACGGGTGCTGTGTCTGCAAGTGGCTATTTAGTGTTCGGCATCAACACGCGCGCGAATAATCAGCCTTCAAATTCGTCGACCATGTTCATCACGGATAGCAACGGTTATATGAAAACGACCTATAACGGTTCAAGTTATACAGCGTTCATCGACAGTGGATCGAACGGGTTGTACTTCCCGCCGACAAGTTCGTCATTGCCGATCTGTTCAGGCACGGTGTTCTATTGTCCTGACGAGACGGTGCAGACTTCAGCGACAATGAAACCTTACTCGGGTTCAACTCCGTCAGTGTCTGTGCCGTTCAATGTGGTGAATACTTATGCTGCCTATTATAGCGACAATTACGCTTCTAACACGGGCGGCTATTTACGCATGAGTGGCACCTATGTGTTTGACTGGGGACTGCCGTTCTTCTTTGGTCGCACCGTCTATACGGGAATCTATGGGAAGAGCTCGACTGTGAACGGGACTTCGAACGCGACTCAGGCTTTCTACGCCTTCTAA
- the rpmI gene encoding 50S ribosomal protein L35, with the protein MKMRTHSGAKKRMKVLSSGKIKKKSTRMRHLNSHMSSKTKRQLGKTSYVEDANLLQARRCLVF; encoded by the coding sequence ATGAAAATGCGCACACACTCTGGCGCTAAGAAACGCATGAAAGTTCTTTCAAGCGGTAAAATCAAAAAGAAAAGCACTCGCATGCGTCACTTGAACTCTCACATGAGCTCAAAGACTAAAAGACAACTAGGCAAAACATCATACGTTGAAGACGCAAACTTGCTTCAAGCGCGTCGTTGCTTGGTATTCTAA
- the rplT gene encoding 50S ribosomal protein L20, with amino-acid sequence MARVKSGKTNRARHKKVLKRAKGYYAAGSRSYIHAVEKNDRGMAFAYRDRKAKKRAFRTLWNQRINAAARLNGTTYSRLIGGLIKAGIQVDRKVMADLAITDAAGFAALCKHALA; translated from the coding sequence ATGGCTCGTGTAAAAAGTGGTAAAACAAATCGTGCTCGTCACAAAAAAGTTCTAAAAAGAGCAAAAGGTTATTATGCAGCGGGTTCTCGCTCATACATCCACGCGGTTGAGAAAAATGACCGTGGTATGGCGTTCGCTTACCGCGATCGTAAAGCTAAAAAACGTGCATTCCGCACTTTGTGGAATCAACGTATCAATGCAGCTGCTCGTTTGAACGGTACAACATACTCTCGTTTGATCGGTGGTTTGATCAAAGCTGGTATCCAAGTAGACAGAAAAGTAATGGCTGACTTGGCTATCACTGATGCAGCGGGCTTCGCAGCTCTTTGCAAACACGCTTTGGCGTAA
- the fni gene encoding type 2 isopentenyl-diphosphate Delta-isomerase: MDESTTQFETRKRDHIRIALDPRSQTEGQNGLDSIQMIHEALPDLNFKEVDISTSFFFSNTSLKLSSPIFISSMTAGHEHGRFINEALARLSDRRQILMGVGSQRRELDDSNAAQEWTQVRKQAPNARLLGNIGITQLIKTPIDKIQKLIEATEAIALFVHLNPLQEVLQPEGTPSFKDGLHAIENLVKFAGIPVIVKEVGCGFSTETLKRLQNAGVFGVDVSGKGGTHWGRVEGYRSEESHMLYQIAQTFQNWGISTVDSMRNAKEARVSYEVWASGGVRTGLDVGKLIALGAQKVGIAKPFLEAALQGDEALEKLLDRLEAELKITMFCTGCRTLQDLQTKKVIL; the protein is encoded by the coding sequence ATGGACGAATCAACAACCCAATTTGAAACAAGAAAGCGCGATCATATTCGCATCGCGCTGGATCCAAGGTCGCAGACTGAGGGACAAAATGGGTTGGATTCGATCCAAATGATTCATGAGGCTTTGCCTGATTTGAATTTTAAAGAGGTCGATATTTCGACCTCTTTCTTTTTTTCGAACACATCTCTGAAGCTTTCTTCTCCGATTTTTATCTCTTCCATGACAGCAGGACACGAACACGGTCGTTTCATCAACGAGGCATTGGCGCGTTTGAGTGATCGTCGTCAGATCTTGATGGGCGTGGGCTCGCAACGTCGTGAGTTGGATGATTCCAATGCTGCCCAAGAGTGGACGCAAGTGCGCAAACAAGCACCGAACGCGCGTTTATTGGGAAATATTGGAATCACACAACTGATTAAGACTCCGATTGATAAGATTCAAAAGCTTATCGAGGCCACAGAGGCGATCGCACTTTTTGTGCATTTGAACCCACTGCAGGAAGTTTTACAGCCCGAAGGAACTCCTTCTTTCAAAGATGGCCTTCATGCGATAGAAAATCTTGTGAAGTTCGCGGGCATTCCTGTGATCGTCAAAGAAGTGGGCTGCGGTTTTTCTACAGAAACTTTGAAGCGTCTGCAAAACGCAGGTGTTTTCGGGGTGGATGTGTCAGGTAAAGGCGGCACGCACTGGGGACGTGTGGAAGGTTATCGCTCTGAAGAAAGCCATATGCTTTATCAGATCGCGCAGACTTTCCAAAACTGGGGTATTAGCACAGTCGATTCTATGCGTAACGCCAAAGAAGCTCGCGTTTCTTACGAAGTGTGGGCTTCAGGTGGAGTTAGAACCGGCTTGGATGTCGGCAAACTGATCGCTCTGGGAGCGCAAAAGGTGGGGATTGCGAAACCTTTCCTTGAAGCCGCTCTGCAAGGTGATGAGGCACTAGAGAAATTGCTCGATAGACTTGAGGCCGAACTTAAGATCACAATGTTCTGTACTGGTTGTCGAACTCTGCAGGATCTGCAAACGAAGAAGGTGATTCTATGA